In one Magallana gigas chromosome 7, xbMagGiga1.1, whole genome shotgun sequence genomic region, the following are encoded:
- the LOC105317390 gene encoding neuromedin-U receptor 2: MDLVTLYNDLETMETSTDIMNETSNFKNREEQNHDIAMQRLPTVIFLGILIIIGVIGNIIVIVVYTRKYPSTTFKFYILALAVIDLLTCCISMPFEIADNVLPFLFFDETVCQVGRFLGNVFKMAAAFVIVVMAIGRYKKICHPFSKSTSISQARLAFVASVVLAVAFSWPTLLIQGIRERTLKFNITGYDCSISSDMVNTKYPFIFSTVMFTVYAIVFILLVVLYSLVIYNLNMHVKEQEQFAFNDNIRKSNPRITKMMIAITTAFVVCYLPNCILDAISTFKRGYVAPPSPVILATLPLIARTFFINNVINPFIYLLGDPKFRNIIKQSIRWVFYSVCRPGKKKLKSFTVAETMHLTDVKPTMSHS, encoded by the coding sequence ATGGATCTTGTGACTCTTTATAATGACCTGGAAACCATGGAAACGTCAACGGACATCATGAATGAAACTTCTAACTTCAAGAATCGCGAGGAACAAAACCATGATATTGCTATGCAGCGCTTGCCGACTGTTATTTTCCTCGGGATTTTGATTATCATAGGGGTGATTGGAAATATCATAGTTATAGTTGTCTACACCAGGAAATATCCATCCACTACgttcaaattttacatcttAGCTCTAGCCGTTATAGACCTCTTAACGTGCTGTATCAGCATGCCATTCGAGATTGCTGACAACGTTCTGCCGTTTTTGTTTTTCGATGAGACAGTATGTCAAGTTGGACGATTCCTCGGAAATGTGTTCAAAATGGCCGCGGCATTTGTGATTGTGGTCATGGCAATAGGACGATACAAAAAGATTTGCCATCCGTTCAGCAAAAGTACATCAATTTCACAAGCTCGTTTAGCCTTCGTAGCTTCAGTAGTTTTAGCGGTCGCGTTCTCGTGGCCAACCTTGCTTATTCAAGGTATAAGAGAGCGTACCCTAAAGTTTAACATTACCGGCTATGACTGTTCCATTAGTTCCGATATGGTCAACACAAAATACCCATTCATATTCTCCACAGTCATGTTTACCGTGTACGCTATagtgtttattttattagtGGTTCTTTACAGTTTAGTCATCTATAACCTTAACATGCACGTGAAGGAACAGGAGCAATTCGCCTTCAATGATAACATTCGGAAATCCAATCCAAGAATTACAAAAATGATGATAGCGATCACAACGGCGTTTGTTGTGTGTTATTTACCTAATTGCATTCTTGATGCAATATCTACATTCAAACGAGGTTATGTAGCACCTCCGAGTCCTGTGATTTTGGCCACCCTCCCACTGATCGCCAGAACATTCTTCATTAACAATGTCATCAACCCGTTCATCTACCTTTTAGGAGATCCAAAATTTAGAAACATTATCAAACAAAGCATTAGATGGGTATTCTATTCTGTCTGCCGACCTGGGAAGAAAAAGTTAAAGAGTTTCACGGTGGCTGAAACGATGCACCTTACAGATGTGAAACCAACCATGTCTCATTCATAG